A stretch of DNA from Azospirillaceae bacterium:
GCGGAGATCGGCAAGCAGACCACCCAGGCCGCCGCGGTGGCACGCGAAGCGGTGGGTCAGGCCGACGCCACCAATGCCACCGTGCAGGGTCTGGCCGAGGCTGCCGTGCGCATCGGCAAGGTGGTCGAGCTGATCCAGTCGATCGCCGGCCGGACCAACCTTCTGGCGCTGAATGCGACGATCGAGGCGGCCCGGGCCGGAGAGGCCGGCAAGGGCTTCGCGGTGGTGGCGAACGAGGTGAAGACCCTGGCCAGTCAGACCGCCAAGGCCACCGAGGAAATCCAATCGCAGGTGATTGCGATCCAAGGCGAAACCGGCAAGGCCGTGGACGCGATCGGCCGGATTTCCTCGACCATCGGGGATGTCAGCCGGATCGTGCTGGCGGTGAGCGGCGCGGTGGAGGAGCAGGGCGCCGCCACCGGGGAGATCGCCCGCAATGTCCAGGAAGCCGCAACCGGCACGCGGTCCGTGTCCACCACCGCCCAAGCGATGACCTCGATCGCCGCCGAGACGGGCATGGCCGCCGGCAATGTGCTGGGCGCCTCGGACGCATTGGCCCGCGAGGCCGAACGGCTGCGTACGGAACTGACCGCGTTCGTGACCCAGGTCCGCGCGGGGTGAGTCGAAATCCCGGGGTGCCGACCTCGGGACGATAGGAGGGGCACCATGCTGGCAGGCCAGTTGGCTTTGCTCACGGCCGCCTTGTTCGCCGGTGCGGCACTTTACATCAATGTGGCCGAACAACCCGCGCGCCTGGAGTTGGACGACCGGTCCCTGCTGATGGAGTGGAAGCCCGCCTACAAGCGCGGCACGGCCATGCAGGCACCGCTCGCGGTCATGGGCTTCCTGCTTGGAACGGTGGCCTGGTGGGGAGCCGGCCACATCGGGTGGATCGCCGGGGCGCTGCTGATGGTTGCGAACTGGCCCGTCACCCTCTTCGCGATCATGCCCACGAACAACCGCCTCATGGCGATCGAACCCGCGGCGGCCGGTTCCGAAAGCCGGGCGATGATCGAGCGATGGGGCACCCTGCACGCCGTGCGCACGGCGCTCGGATTTGCGGCCTGCCTGGCGTTCCTGTGGGCCTCCCTCGCCTGAAGTCGGGTACCACCCGCCCCAAAAGCGAACGGGCGCCCCGGTACGGGGCGCCCGCTTCCCTTTGATTTGAGTGCCGCGGTTTAAACGGCCAGCAGCAGACGCTGCGGATCCTCGATGCACTCCTTCACGCGCACCAGGAAGGTGACCGCTTCACGGCCGTCGATGATGCGGTGGTCGTAGGACAGCGCCAGATACATCATCGGGCGGATTTCGA
This window harbors:
- a CDS encoding DUF1772 domain-containing protein produces the protein MLAGQLALLTAALFAGAALYINVAEQPARLELDDRSLLMEWKPAYKRGTAMQAPLAVMGFLLGTVAWWGAGHIGWIAGALLMVANWPVTLFAIMPTNNRLMAIEPAAAGSESRAMIERWGTLHAVRTALGFAACLAFLWASLA